In a genomic window of bacterium:
- a CDS encoding FAD-dependent oxidoreductase yields MRIDQHPILSFPRGKKITFNFNGSAVEAYEGESIAAALHASGIKVLSHSLRYSRPRGFYCAIGKCSSCMMQVDGVPNVKTCMVLAKEGMEVKSQTGWGKLEKIPEGRTYPRKEIPLLETDIAIVGAGPAGLSAAIYASKFGAKVMIFEENNRVGGQLIKQTHMFFGSKDHHARVRGVDIGSKLIGDLGDSVTLFTDTPVVGYYHPFELAVIKDQKIHRVKAKKIIVASGASENMLTFPNNDLPGVYGAGAVQTLMNVYGIMPGKKMLMVGAGNIGVIVAYQLLQAGVEVAAVVEALPTIGAYQVHASKLRRCGVPILTRHTIKKAIGKEFVEGAAIVQLDENWQEVEGSERNIDVDTICLSVGLKPTTEIFFQAGCRMASIPELGGEVPVRNHFMETSISGLYVAGDASGIEEASSAMMEGRLAGLDAVEKLQGKSDEISKLKIKVKKSLDELRDGPFGEKVRQGEKKLFGEVKSL; encoded by the coding sequence AATTACTTTCAATTTTAACGGTAGTGCTGTTGAAGCTTATGAAGGAGAATCCATTGCTGCAGCTCTGCATGCATCCGGAATAAAAGTATTAAGCCACAGCCTCCGCTATTCCAGGCCGCGAGGCTTTTACTGTGCAATAGGCAAATGCTCCAGCTGTATGATGCAGGTTGACGGAGTGCCCAATGTAAAGACCTGTATGGTTCTCGCAAAAGAGGGAATGGAAGTCAAATCCCAGACAGGATGGGGTAAACTTGAGAAAATTCCCGAAGGCCGTACATATCCGAGAAAGGAAATTCCTCTTCTTGAAACAGATATTGCAATTGTAGGTGCAGGCCCTGCCGGCCTGTCAGCAGCAATCTACGCTTCAAAATTCGGCGCAAAAGTAATGATTTTTGAGGAGAACAACAGAGTAGGCGGCCAGCTTATTAAGCAGACCCACATGTTTTTCGGTTCCAAAGACCACCATGCAAGAGTCAGAGGAGTTGATATAGGGAGTAAGCTGATAGGTGATTTGGGTGATTCTGTTACATTATTTACAGATACTCCGGTAGTCGGATATTATCATCCTTTTGAGCTTGCGGTTATAAAAGACCAGAAGATTCACAGAGTAAAAGCAAAAAAAATAATAGTAGCATCCGGTGCTTCCGAAAACATGCTTACATTTCCCAATAATGATCTTCCCGGAGTTTACGGCGCAGGTGCAGTTCAGACATTGATGAATGTGTACGGAATAATGCCCGGTAAAAAGATGTTAATGGTAGGTGCGGGAAATATCGGAGTAATTGTTGCATATCAGCTTCTTCAGGCAGGTGTGGAAGTAGCAGCAGTAGTTGAGGCTCTGCCTACAATCGGAGCATATCAGGTGCATGCCTCAAAATTAAGGCGCTGCGGAGTCCCCATATTAACACGCCACACAATTAAAAAAGCCATAGGAAAAGAGTTTGTAGAGGGCGCAGCAATTGTTCAGCTTGACGAAAACTGGCAGGAAGTTGAGGGTTCTGAAAGAAATATTGATGTTGATACAATATGCCTGTCAGTAGGGCTGAAACCCACGACAGAGATATTTTTTCAGGCAGGATGCAGAATGGCATCAATACCTGAACTCGGAGGGGAAGTACCTGTGAGAAACCATTTTATGGAAACTTCAATTTCAGGCCTATATGTTGCTGGCGATGCATCAGGTATTGAGGAGGCAAGTTCTGCAATGATGGAAGGAAGGCTGGCCGGCCTTGATGCTGTTGAAAAATTGCAGGGTAAATCAGATGAAATATCTAAGCTTAAAATTAAGGTGAAAAAGAGTCTTGATGAACTTAGAGACGGCCCGTTCGGTGAGAAGGTCAGGCAGGGAGAAAAGAAATTATTCGGGGAGGTAAAGAGCTTATGA
- a CDS encoding 4Fe-4S binding protein, giving the protein MKYLETGYLDINDIRIPSEDRFSKGPVAVIECVQHIPCNPCVDACPRGAITMGDSINNLPVIDFDKCNGCSLCVANCPGLAIFIVDRSGPGGKVVVGMPYEFLPLPEKEEEVVLMDRKGDECGTGVVKKIRNSKAQDRTPVIFIEMNDELSLEARFFRRKPQ; this is encoded by the coding sequence ATGAAATATTTAGAGACAGGATACCTCGATATTAATGATATAAGGATTCCTTCTGAAGATAGGTTTTCAAAAGGGCCGGTAGCAGTAATAGAGTGCGTTCAGCATATCCCCTGCAACCCTTGTGTGGATGCCTGTCCGAGAGGCGCCATAACAATGGGGGATTCAATAAACAACCTTCCTGTAATTGATTTTGATAAATGCAACGGCTGCAGTTTATGTGTTGCAAATTGCCCAGGGCTTGCAATTTTTATTGTTGACAGATCCGGTCCCGGCGGAAAAGTTGTTGTAGGTATGCCATACGAATTTCTTCCTCTTCCTGAGAAAGAGGAGGAGGTTGTCCTTATGGATCGTAAAGGTGATGAATGCGGTACGGGAGTTGTAAAGAAAATAAGAAATTCAAAAGCTCAGGACAGAACGCCTGTTATATTTATTGAAATGAATGATGAACTATCCTTAGAGGCCCGTTTTTTCAGGAGGAAGCCGCAATGA
- a CDS encoding (2Fe-2S)-binding protein, with protein MSDKIDKKNIIVCRCEDVSLQEIEDLIDSGVTDPEEIKRFLRIGMGPCQGRTCGRLVIRIIAQKTGKSVSEIESTSKRPPLVSIRMNEFLGDDHE; from the coding sequence ATGAGCGATAAGATAGATAAAAAAAATATAATTGTGTGCAGATGTGAAGATGTGTCACTTCAGGAGATTGAGGATCTTATTGACAGCGGAGTTACAGACCCTGAAGAGATAAAGAGATTTCTCCGTATAGGAATGGGCCCGTGCCAGGGGAGGACATGCGGGAGATTGGTGATCAGGATTATTGCTCAGAAGACCGGAAAGTCTGTAAGTGAAATTGAATCCACTTCCAAACGCCCGCCTCTTGTTTCAATCAGAATGAATGAATTTCTTGGGGATGATCATGAATAA